From Lycium ferocissimum isolate CSIRO_LF1 chromosome 12, AGI_CSIRO_Lferr_CH_V1, whole genome shotgun sequence, one genomic window encodes:
- the LOC132039266 gene encoding uncharacterized protein LOC132039266 has translation MLLPSFDSLRDKFVSLFDKYFVAGLCKVVIFSGVVLYLASIFLFKDLNCSSSYESISQFISSNDTDPTNLSHLVFGLLGSEKAWHYRKNYIESWWRPKLTRGYLFLDVAPKANLLPWSKNSPPYRVSTNITKLVKETQHAAPIMARMVHGIKEIFELEEHKGVRWVVMGDDDSIFFLDNIVDVLAKYDHNKYYYFGAQSEYILSNFWYSFNQGFGGAGFILSYPLAKALAEDMESCLRRYPFLTSADLITMACIVDLGVSFSPLKGLHQIDLTGDISGLLSSHPKVPLMSLHHLDFFLPIFPSMDRTQSIKHLMKAAKFDQSRLLQQTICHHRVSNWTFSISWGYSVHIYEKIMPRSYLINPIETFDAWGNEPENPPHYMFNTRSYAKDYCEIPHVFFLKSIGETWNNSEIWATYSRWAIRRLPGCSADGNHPANYVNKIQVYSPRAKRTESRTFMHKYKLIEPRSGAKHRLEKRKKEEEEEEEEEEDDDDRDSLFSQYTRRCMPVRTLDYSMDRCECCDVIHTVGSNMAKVKLRECSTNEKIA, from the exons atgtTACTACCTTCATTTGATTCATTGAGAGACAAGTTTGTATCTTtatttgacaaatattttgtgGCTGGCCTTTGCAAAGTTGTTATATTTTCAGGGGTAGTTCTTTACTTAGCTTcgatttttcttttcaaagatCTAAATTGTTCATCATCTTATGAATCAATTTCTCAATTCATTTCATCAAATGACACAGACCCCACAAATCTTAGCCATTTAGTTTTTGGCCTACTTGGCTCTGAAAAAGCATGGCACTATAGGAAAAATTACATTGAATCATGGTGGAGGCCAAAATTGACAAGAGGGTACTTATTTCTTGATGTGGCCCCTAAAGCAAATTTGTTACCATGGTCCAAAAATTCACCACCTTATAGAGTTTCAACAAATATAACCAaattagtcaaagaaactcAACATGCTGCACCAATTATGGCTAGAATGGTACATGGAATCAAGGAGATTTTCGAATTAGAAGAACATAAAGGTGTTAGATGGGTGGTTATGGGGGACGACGATTCGATATTTTTCTTGGAtaatattgttgatgttcttgcaAAATATGATCATAACAAGTACTACTATTTTGGGGCTCAAAGTGAGTACATTTTGTCAAATTTTTGGTACTCTTTTAATCAAGGTTTTGGGGGGGCTGGGTTTATTTTGAGTTACCCATTGGCAAAAGCATTGGCTGAAGATATGGAGAGTTGTTTAAGGAGATATCCATTTTTAACATCTGCTGATCTTATTACGATGGCTTGTATTGTGGATCTTGGAGTTAGTTTTTCTCCTCTTAAAGGTCTTCATCAG ATCGATTTGACTGGTGATATTTCAGGATTATTATCGTCGCATCCAAAAGTGCCATTAATGTCCCTTCACCATCTCGATTTTTTCTTGCCAATTTTTCCTTCAATGGACCGTACACAATCAATAAAACACCTTATGAAAGCAGCAAAATTCGATCAATCTCGCCTGTTGCAACAAACAATATGTCACCATAGGGTTAGCAATTGGACATTTTCAATATCATGGGGATATTCAGTTCATATTTACGAGAAAATTATGCCAAGGAGTTATTTAATAAACCCTATTGAGACGTTTGACGCTTGGGGTAATGAACCTGAGAATCCTCCACATTACATGTTTAATACAAGGTCGTATGCAAAGGATTATTGTGAAATTCCCCatgtttttttcttaaaatctaTTGGGGAAACATGGAATAACAgtgaaatttgggcaacatatTCCCGGTGGGCGATACGGCGGTTGCCGGGTTGTTCGGCCGACGGCAACCATCCAGCAAATTATGTCAACAAGATTCAAGTCTACTCTCCTAGAGCAAAACGTACAGAG AGTAGGACTTTCATGCATAAATACAAATTAATCGAGCCCCGCAGTGGTGCTAAACACCGGCTTGAGAAacggaaaaaagaagaagaagaagaagaagaagaagaagaagacgacgACGATAGAGATTCTTTATTCTCTCAATATACTAGACGGTGTATGCCCGTGCgcactttggattatagt ATGGATCGATGTGAGTGTTGTGATGTTATTCACACAGTTGGCTCAAACATGGCAAAGGTCAAACTGAGGGAATGCTCTACTAATGAGAAAATTGCTTAG
- the LOC132040453 gene encoding uncharacterized protein LOC132040453, whose protein sequence is MARDSCVARVTAGVAVGGAIGGAVGAVYGTYEAVRYKVPGLLKIRYIGQTTLGSAAIFGLFLGAGSLIHCGKSY, encoded by the exons ATGGCAAGAGATAGCTGCGTGGCGCGTGTGACGGCAGGTGTGGCGGTCGGCGGTGCAATTGGTGGCGCCGTTG GTGCTGTTTATGGGACATATGAGGCTGTTAGATACAAG GTTCCCGGTCTACTGAAAATTAGATATATTGGACAAACTACTCTAGGAAGTGCTGCCATATTTGGTCTCTTCTTGGGGGCTGGAAGTTTGATACACTGTGGAAAGTCATACTAA
- the LOC132040674 gene encoding uncharacterized protein LOC132040674 isoform X2, with translation MLLPSFDSLRESFVSLFDRYFVAGLCKVILFSGVVLYLASIFLFNDPNCLSSYKLLEESSNNSPNPPISHFISSNDTNSTNLSHLVFGLLGSEKAWHYRKNYIESWWRPKVTRGYLFLDVAPNANLLPWSKNSPPYRVSTNITKLVQETQHVAPIMARMVHGIKEVFELEEHKGVRWVVMGDDDSIFFLENIVDVLAKYDHNKYYYFGAQSEYILSNFWYSFNQGFGGAGFILSYPLAKALAEDMDSCLRRYPFLRSADLITMACIVDLGVSFSPLKGLHQIDLHGDISGLLSSHPKSPLMSLHHFDAVAPLFPSMDRIQSTKHLMKAAKFDQSRMLQQTICHHRSSNWTFSVSWGYSAHIYEKIMPRSYLTEPIETFETWTNKPKNPPYYMFNTRSSANDSCETPHVFFLKSIGETWDKNEIRATYSRLAVHRFPGCRVGGNQPANYVNKIQVYSPRTKRTEMDRCECCDVFHTVGSNMAKVKLRECFTNEKIA, from the exons atgttactacCTTCATTTGATTCATTGAGAGAGagttttgtttctttatttGACAGGTATTTTGTGGCTGGCCTTTGCAAAGTTATCCTATTTTCAGGTGTAGTTCTTTACTtagcctcaatttttctcttcaatGATCCAAATTGTTTATCATCTTATAAGTTATTAGAAGAATCTTCTAATAATTCACCAAATCCACCAATTTCTCACTTCATTTCATCAAATGACACAAACTCCACAAACCTTAGCCATTTAGTTTTTGGCCTACTTGGCTCTGAAAAAGCATGGCACTATAGGAAAAATTACATTGAATCATGGTGGAGGCCAAAAGTGACAAGAGggtatttgtttcttgatgtggCACCAAATGCAAATTTGTTACCATGGTCAAAAAATTCACCGCCTTACAGAGTTTCAACAAATATAACCAAATTAGTCCAAGAAACTCAACATGTTGCACCAATTATGGCTAGAATGGTACATGGAATCAAGGAGGTTTTTGAATTAGAAGAACATAAAGGTGTTAGATGGGTGGTTATGGGGGACGACGATTCGATATTCTTCTTGGAaaatattgttgatgttcttgcaAAATATGACCACAATAAGTACTACTATTTTGGGGCTCAAAGTGAGTACATTTTGTCAAATTTTTGGTACTCATTTAATCAAGGATTTGGTGGTGCTGGATTTATTTTGAGTTACCCGTTGGCTAAAGCATTGGCTGAAGATATGGATAGTTGTTTAAGAAGATATCCATTTTTAAGATCTGCTGATCTTATTACCATGGCTTGTATTGTGGATCTTGGAGTTAGTTTTTCTCCTCTTAAAGGTCTTCATCAG ATCGATTTGCATGGTGACATTTCGGGATTATTATCATCGCATCCAAAATCGCCACTGATGTCCCTTCACCATTTTGATGCTGTAGCACCACTTTTTCCTTCAATGGACCGTATACAATCAACAAAACATCTTATGAAAGCAGCAAAATTCGATCAATCACGCATGTTACAACAAACTATATGCCACCATAGGTCTAGCAATTGGACATTTTCAGTATCATGGGGATATTCAGCTCATATTTATGAGAAAATTATGCCTAGGAGTTATTTAACAGAGCCTATTGAGACATTTGAAACTTGGACTAATAAACCTAAAAATCCTCCGTATTATATGTTTAATACGAGATCGTCTGCAAATGATTCTTGTGAAACTCCTCatgtttttttcttaaaatctaTCGGGGAAACATGGGATAAAAatgaaattcgggcaacataTTCCCGGTTGGCGGTGCATCGGTTCCCGGGTTGTCGTGTGGGCGGCAACCAACCGGCAAATTATGTCAACAAGATTCAAGTCTACTCGCCTAGAACAAAGCGTACAGAG ATGGATCGATGTGAGTGTTGTGATGTTTTTCACACAGTTGGCTCAAACATGGCAAAGGTCAAATTGAGGGAATGCTTTACTAATGAGAAAATTGCTTAG
- the LOC132040037 gene encoding lipoyl synthase, chloroplastic, producing the protein MSCSSSSPVYFPLPKPLNKCNPISPFFSSKQANTVQPIRCESLELKPKSSPTNGSPYPGPYTGRDPSVKKPGWLRQKAPQGEKYEEVKETLSGLKLNTVCEEAQCPNIGECWNGGGDGIATATIMLLGDTCTRGCRFCAVKTSRNPAPPDPMEPLNTAKAIASWGVDYIVLTSVDRDDIPDGGSGHFAETVKAMKLLKPDIMVECLTSDFRGDLNAVSTLVHSGLDVFAHNIETVKRLQRIVRDPRAGYEQSLSVLKHAKLAKKGMITKTSIMLGLGETDDELKEAMADLRAIDVDILTLGQYLQPTPLHLTVKEYVTPEKFAFWKDYGESIGFRYVASGPLVRSSYRAGELFVKTMVKESARNAQTVSQ; encoded by the exons ATGTcttgttcttcatcttcaccTGTATATTTTCCTCTCCCTAAACCCCTCAACAAATGCAACccaatttctccatttttttcatcaaaacaagCAAATACAGTTCAACCCATTAGATGCGAATCACTTGAACTAAAACCCAAATCGTCACCCACAAATGGGTCGCCCTATCCGGGCCCGTACACGGGTCGAGATCCGTCAGTGAAAAAACCCGGTTGGTTGAGACAAAAAGCAccacaaggggagaaatatgaAGAGGTTAAGGAAACGTTATCTGGGCTTAAATTAAATACGGTTTGTGAAGAAGCTCAGTGTCCGAATATCGGAGAGTGTTGgaatggtggtggtgatggtaTTGCTACGGCGACGATTATGTTATTGGGTGATACATGTACACGTGGGTGTAGATTTTGTGCGGTTAAGACTAGTAGAAATCCAGCTCCACCTGATCCTATGGAACCTCTTAATACTGCTAAAGCTATTGCCAGTTGGGG TGTGGATTACATTGTATTAACTAGTGTTGATCGTGACGATATACCTGATGGAGGGAGTGGCCACTTTGCTGAAACAGTCAAAGCCATGAAG TTGCTCAAGCCTGATATCATGGTCGAGTGTTTAACTTCTGATTTCCGTGGTGATCTAAATGCCGTGTCTACTCTAGTTCACTCTGGATTAGACGTTTTTGCACACAACATCGAAACTGTGAAACGACTTCAGCGGATTGTTAGAGATCCTAGGGCAGG GTATGAACAAAGTTTATCTGTGCTTAAACATGCAAAACTCGCTAAGAAAGGGATGATAACAAAAACTTCTATAATGTTGGGACTTGGTGAAACTGATGATGAGCTGAAGGAAGCCATGGCTGATCTAAGGGCCATAGATGTTGATATTTTAACACTTGGTCAGTATTTACAG CCAACCCCATTACATCTTACTGTCAAAGAATATGTTACCCCTGAAAAGTTTGCTTTTTGGAAGGACTATGGCGAGTCTATTGGCTTCCGTTATGTTGCCAGTGGTCCCTTG GTTCGATCTTCCTACCGAGCAGGAGAACTGTTTGTTAAGACTATGGTAAAAGAAAGTGCCAGAAATGCACAAACTGTGTCGCAATAA
- the LOC132040674 gene encoding uncharacterized protein LOC132040674 isoform X1: MLLPSFDSLRESFVSLFDRYFVAGLCKVILFSGVVLYLASIFLFNDPNCLSSYKLLEESSNNSPNPPISHFISSNDTNSTNLSHLVFGLLGSEKAWHYRKNYIESWWRPKVTRGYLFLDVAPNANLLPWSKNSPPYRVSTNITKLVQETQHVAPIMARMVHGIKEVFELEEHKGVRWVVMGDDDSIFFLENIVDVLAKYDHNKYYYFGAQSEYILSNFWYSFNQGFGGAGFILSYPLAKALAEDMDSCLRRYPFLRSADLITMACIVDLGVSFSPLKGLHQIDLRGDISGLLSSHPKVPLMSLHHIDAIRPIFPTMDRTQSTKHLMKTTKFDQSRMLQQTICHHRVSNWTFSISWGYSVHIYEKIMPRSYLINPIETFDAWVNKPENPPYYMFNTRSSAKDSCETPHVFSLKSIGETWNKNEIWATYSRSAIRRLPGCPAGGNHPANYVNKIQVYSPKAKRTEMDRCECCAVFHTVGSNMAKVKLRECFTNEKIA; encoded by the exons atgttactacCTTCATTTGATTCATTGAGAGAGagttttgtttctttatttGACAGGTATTTTGTGGCTGGCCTTTGCAAAGTTATCCTATTTTCAGGTGTAGTTCTTTACTtagcctcaatttttctcttcaatGATCCAAATTGTTTATCATCTTATAAGTTATTAGAAGAATCTTCTAATAATTCACCAAATCCACCAATTTCTCACTTCATTTCATCAAATGACACAAACTCCACAAACCTTAGCCATTTAGTTTTTGGCCTACTTGGCTCTGAAAAAGCATGGCACTATAGGAAAAATTACATTGAATCATGGTGGAGGCCAAAAGTGACAAGAGggtatttgtttcttgatgtggCACCAAATGCAAATTTGTTACCATGGTCAAAAAATTCACCGCCTTACAGAGTTTCAACAAATATAACCAAATTAGTCCAAGAAACTCAACATGTTGCACCAATTATGGCTAGAATGGTACATGGAATCAAGGAGGTTTTTGAATTAGAAGAACATAAAGGTGTTAGATGGGTGGTTATGGGGGACGACGATTCGATATTCTTCTTGGAaaatattgttgatgttcttgcaAAATATGACCACAATAAGTACTACTATTTTGGGGCTCAAAGTGAGTACATTTTGTCAAATTTTTGGTACTCATTTAATCAAGGATTTGGTGGTGCTGGATTTATTTTGAGTTACCCGTTGGCTAAAGCATTGGCTGAAGATATGGATAGTTGTTTAAGAAGATATCCATTTTTAAGATCTGCTGATCTTATTACCATGGCTTGTATTGTGGATCTTGGAGTTAGTTTTTCTCCTCTTAAAGGTCTTCATCAG ATCGATTTGCGTGGTGATATTTCAGGATTATTATCGTCGCATCCAAAAGTGCCATTAATGTCCCTTCACCATATTGATGCTATAAGGCCAATTTTTCCTACAATGGACCGTACACAATCAACAAAACACCTTATGAAAACAACAAAATTTGATCAATCTCGCATGTTACAACAAACAATCTGTCACCATAGGGTCAGCAATTGGACATTTTCAATATCATGGGGATATTCAGTTCATATTTACGAGAAAATTATGCCAAGGAGTTATTTAATAAACCCTATTGAGACATTTGACGCTTGGGTTAATAAACCTGAGAATCCTCCGTATTACATGTTTAATACAAGGTCGTCGGCAAAAGATTCTTGTGAAACTCCCCAtgttttttccttaaaatctaTTGGGgaaacatggaataagaatgAAATTTGGGCAACGTATTCCCGGTCGGCAATACGGCGGTTACCGGGTTGTCCGGCCGGCGGCAACCATCCGGCAAATTATGTCAACAAGATTCAAGTCTACTCTCCTAAAGCAAAACGTACGGAG ATGGATCGATGTGAATGTTGTGCGGTTTTTCACACAGTTGGCTCAAACATGGCAAAGGTCAAATTGAGAGAATGCTTTACAAATGAGAAAATTGCTTAG